From the Ammospiza caudacuta isolate bAmmCau1 chromosome 26, bAmmCau1.pri, whole genome shotgun sequence genome, one window contains:
- the LOC131568301 gene encoding hexokinase-2, giving the protein MIASHLLAYFFTELNHDQAQKVDKYLYHMRLSDETLLEVSQRFEKEMEKGLGADTNPTASVKMLPTFVRSTPDGTEDGDFLALDLGGTNFRVLRVKVSDNGLRKVEMENQIYAIPEELMRGSGVQLFDHIAECLANFLDKLQIKDKKLPLGFTFSFPCHQTKLDESILVTWTKGFKCSSVEGRDVVSLLRKSIKKRGDFDIDIVAVVNDTVGTMMTCGYDDQNCEVGLIVGTGTNACYMEEMRHIDLVEGDEGRMCINMEWGAFGDDGVLNDIRTEFDREIDMGSLNPGKQLFEKMISGMYMGELVRLILVKMAKDGLLFGGRLTPDLLTTGHFETRFVSAIEKEKEGLQKAHEILSKLGLEPSHEDCVATLRICQIVSTRSAALCGATLAAVLRRIRDNKGGDRLRSTVGVDGSVYKKHPHFARRLHKTVRKLLPDCEIRFIRSEDGSGKGAAMVTAVAYRLAAQHQARQKILEPLKLSHEQLLEVKERMRIEMEKGLGKETHEEATVKMLPTYVCSTPDGTEKGDFLALDLGGTNFRVLLVRVRNGMRRGVEMHNKIYSIPVEIMQGTGEELFDHIVHCISDFLEYMGMKGVSLPLGFTFSFPCQQNNLDEGILLKWTKGFKATGCEGEDVVGLLKEAIHRREEFDLDVVAVVNDTVGTMMTCGYEDPYCEVGLIVGTGSNACYMEEMRNVELVEGDEGRMCVNMEWGAFGDSGCLDDIRTEFDVAVDELSLNPGKQRYEKMISGMYLGEIVRNILMDFTKKGLLFRGRISERLKTRGIFETKFLSQIESDCLALLQVRSILQHLGLESTCDDSIIVKEVCTVVARRAAQLCGAGMAAVVDKIRENRGLDFLKVTVGVDGTLYKLHPHFSTVLQETVKELSPKCEVTFLQSEDGSGKGAALITAVACRIREAGQR; this is encoded by the exons AGGACGGCGATTTCCTGGCCCTGGACCTGGGCGGCACCAATTTCCGCGTGCTGCGCGTGAAGGTGTCGGACAACGGGCTGCGCAAGGTGGAGATGGAGAACCAGATCTACGCCATCCCCGAGGAGCTGATGAGGGGCAGCGGGGTCCAG ctttttgaCCACATCGCTGAGTGTTTGGCCAACTTCCTGGACAAGCTGCAGATCAAGGACaagaagctgcccctgggcttCACCTTCTCCTTCCCGTGTCACCAGACCAAGCTGGACGAG AGCATCCTCGTGACGTGGACCAAGGGGTTCAAGTGCAGcagcgtggagggcagggacGTGGTGTCCCTGCTGCGCAAGTCCATCAAGAAAAGAGGG GACTTTGACATCGACATCGTGGCCGTGGTGAACGACACCGTGGGCACCATGATGACCTGTGGCTACGATGACCAGAACTGTGAAGTTGGCCTCATTGTTg GAACTGGAACCAACGCCTGCTACATGGAGGAGATGAGGCACATCGACCTGGTGGAGGGGGACGAGGGCAGGATGTGCATCAACATGGAGTGGGGAGCCTTTGGTGACGACGGGGTGCTCAACGACATCCGCACCGAGTTCGACCGCGAGATCGACATGGGCTCGCTCAACCCTGGCAAACAATT GTTTGAGAAGATGATCAGCGGGATGTACATGGGCGAGCTGGTCAGGCTCATCCTGGTGAAGATGGCCAAGGACGGGCTGCTCTTCGGGGGAAGGCTCACGCCAGACCTGCTCACCACGGGCCACTTTGAGACCAGATTCGTGTCTGCCATTGAGAA GGAGAAGGAGGGGCTGCAGAAAGCCCACGAGATCCTGAGcaagctggggctggagccgTCGCACGAGGACTGCGTGGCCACGCTGCGCATCTGCCAGATCGTGTCCACGCGCTCGGCCGCGCTCTGCGGGGCCACGCTGGCCGCCGTGCTGCGCCGCATCCGCGACAACAAGGGCGGCGACAGGCTGCGCTCCACCGTGGGCGTGGACGGCTCTGTGTACAAGAAACACCCTCA CTTTGCCCGCCGCCTGCACAAGACCGTGCGGAAGCTGCTGCCCGACTGCGAGATCCGCTTCATCCGCTCCGAGGACGGCAGCGGCAAAGGCGCGGCCATGGTGACGGCCGTGGCCTAcaggctggctgctcagcaccagGCCCGCCAGAAGATCCTGGAGCCCCTCAAGCTGAGCCAcgagcagctgctggaggtgaAGGAGAGGATGAGGATAGAGATGGAGAAAGGGCTGGGCAAGGAGACGCACGAGGAGGCGACGGTGAAGATGCTGCCCACCTACGTGTGCTCCACTCCTGATGGAACAG AAAAGGGAGATTTCCTGGCCCTGGACCTGGGAGGAACCAACTTCCGCGTGCTGCTGGTGCGCGTCAGGAACGGGATGCGGCGCGGGGTGGAGATGCACAACAAGATCTACTCCATCCCCGTGGAGATCATGCAGGGCACGGGAGAGGAG CTCTTTGACCACATTGTGCACTGCATCTCTGACTTCCTGGAGTACATGGGGATGAAGGGCGTGTCGCTGCCGCTGGGCTtcaccttctccttcccttgCCAGCAGAACAACCTGGACGAG GGAATCCTCCTGAAGTGGACAAAAGGCTTCAAGGCGACGGGCTGCGAGGGAGAGGATGTGGTGGGGCTGCTGAAGGAGGCCATTCACAGGAGAGAG GAATTCGACCTGGACGTGGTGGCAGTGGTCAACGACACCGTGGGCACCATGATGACCTGTGGCTACGAGGATCCCTACTGTGAAGTCGGGCTGATTGTCG GCACGGGCAGCAACGCCTGCTACATGGAGGAGATGAGGAACGTGGAGCTGGTGGAAGGGGACGAGGGCAGGATGTGTGTGAACATGGAGTGGGGCGCCTTTGGGGACAGCGGCTGCCTGGATGACATCCGCACCGAGTTCGACGTGGCCGTGGATGAGCTGTCCCTCAACCCTGGCAAGCAGAG GTATGAGAAGATGATCAGTGGGATGTACCTGGGGGAAATCGTCCGCAACATCCTGATGGACTTCACCAAGAAAGGGCTGCTCTTCCGGGGACGCATCTCGGAGAGGCTGAAGACCAGAGGGATCTTTGAGACCAAGTTCCTGTCCCAGATAGAGAG cgactgcctggccctgctgcaggtgcgctccatcctgcagcacctgggccTGGAGTCCACGTGCGACGACAGCATCATCGTCAAGGAGGTGTGCACGGTGGTGGCGCGGCGCGCGGCCCAGCTCTGCGGCGCCGGCATGGCCGCCGTGGTGGACAAGATCCGCGAGAACCGCGGCCTGGACTTCCTCAAGGTCACCGTGGGCGTGGACGGGACGCTCTACAAGCTGCACCCGCA CTTCTCCACGGTGCTGCAGGAGACAGTGAAGGAGCTGTCCCCCAAGTGTGAAGTGACCTTCCTGCAGTCGGAGGACGGCAGCGGCAAGGGCGCCGCGCTGATCACGGCCGTGGCCTGCCGCATCCGCGAGGCCGGCCAGCGGTAG